A segment of the Arachis hypogaea cultivar Tifrunner chromosome 5, arahy.Tifrunner.gnm2.J5K5, whole genome shotgun sequence genome:
AAGCTAAAAACATCAACCATAAGGTCAACGATACAAGCACAACAAGACTTGGAATGCAATGTTAAGCTAACCCCCAGTTTGAAGATGATAGTGACTCTTATGACTCATGTAACACCCTATCAACCTAACCCTTACCTCTAATCGCAAAGCgaaggataacaaagtgccacAACAGTTCTAAAgattatacaataatatatatatatatatatatatatatatatatatatatatatatatatatatatagaagataaTAGTAATACGAGAAGTCCGATAAAGAAGTAAAGCTCAAAACAGATATACAAAAGTGCGAAGCATTCACACGATAACTAAAAGTACAAAAGGATAAGGTACAACTTGATAAAGATACAAAAGATTACAAAGTATATAGATATATAGGTATATATGATATTCAAAAGAATACTAGCCACAGCCTgcagagtttaggccgactagttataTACAAACGATACAGAGTGTTTGGAAAGTTACACAACAACATATGTCTCTCAAATAGCCTCTAAGGGAACAAAGATACAAAAGTGAAAGTATATCTATAACAAAGTAATCTAAAAtacaaaagaaagtaaaatatcCTCTGATCTATCACTATctcgcaactcaccgaggtgggttacgacctgtatctgaaaataacaacaacatatggtatgagaaccggaggttctcagtatgataacagtgcccaatatataagatatGTGGTTCTAGGACGCCAAAGCAACCTTAGAATTTAACATCAAGCATAAGATTCAAGCTTAGAAACATTTAAGTAAAAACCAAAAAGGGTTATCTAAATCCTAAGGATTTTCTAACTAATAGTTCAccgctatcccacagccttcgccaacctaacctccaattcgatcccatcgccaccacctatcaagcctcctcaatcccagtagaaagcacaagtATATACAAACGAGTAAAACACAGGTAGTTGACATGTATAGCAAGTAATTCAGGAATTAAGTAAGCATGTTATACTTTAGGCATTAAAATACAAGTAAACAAAGTAAGCAAACACAtacaaaatgcacatgatgaatgcctatcctattggcggtggtatcacttgtcggttcaactgccaacctaaCACATCCCCTTGGAATGTTGCTTTTCTGTCACGTATATAAATATGGCCCCTGGGATATAATGCTCTAGCACATTCTTACGAGATATAGTGCccaagcacactcttgttgccagAAAAGATGCGAGTAGAATACTCAGCcttagacctcacatctcaatgtaagAAGGATTAACCATTATCCGTACGCCGGCATTGTGCCCTCGACAAGTGGGATTAACCATCGTCCTTGCCAGCGCATAGCCACTCAACACTCTCAGCATAAAATAGTATACAACAATAGTTCTCAGTGATCACCTTCAGTACTCAACAAATTCATCATTCAACTCCGAGTTCCAAACTTGCCTTAAACATCATCAGTTCTCAAGTCCCCAAGTTCATCATCAATGTAGTACTCCGTCACAATTTCCAACTAGTTCATCCTCAATActtcagaaacctaagtctcTATCTTCTAAACTCCCAATagaaattcaccaatttaaatcACTAAATCATCCTTACTAGTCTTAGAGTCTAATTACTAGCTAAAAGTCTCAAATAGCAGTAGAAGAAGTTTAGAAagctagaaaatccttgaaaatggAGAAAAAAAGTTTTTCAGCGAAATAGGGTCTCGCATACGCAAGCCCTTGTCCTGCGTACGCAAGGCAGCAAAAACGAGTAGTCGCATATGCGAGCTGTGTTCGCATACGCATGCCATTAAGTCGCGTACGCAAGGGTTAAAAATTGAGCTTCCGAGTATGCATGCAGTACCTGCGTACGCGAGGGCAGTTGGCAGTGACCAATGCTCGTGTCGCGTGCACAGGTTTGCATATGCATGTcttaccaaacttagaaatttttcaaaaGCTGCAAATTTCAGGTTTTTCATACCAAACTTCAAACGCGTATAACATtttcgttttaaaacattttccaGCCGTTCTTCAAACGTCTTAAAGTTCTCGAACCcaacttttatttaaaataagtttcATCTAAAATGGGGATCCGGAGGCCAAGTTATGCCTCACCAAAGTTCGTCAAAAATAAGATTTTACAAAAATTAGCAAACTTCTCAAACTTCCAAAACTCTAAAACGAAAACCATTTCAAACATGCCCAAAACAATCCAATTATCCATAAAAGAACTCTCCAACCAATTCTCAATCATACAACTATCAAAACCCTTCAACCTCACAATTTTACTTAGATTCCTATCAACAACATCATCATAAAACATCATCACTACTAATCAATTCCATTCAAAATCCTTATTTCTCAATTCAATCATCGTTAAAATCCAATATCACCAACAGTTGTGTATCAACATCAACCATAATAATCCATATTCACTATCATCATCAGCATTCGTTATCAAATGCCAACAACaccatcataattcatcaaatcAACACAATCATCAATAGTCATCATGCATCATCAACAATTCAAACTTATCCTgcggtccactagcctaagtttcacgaaacattacatactacatagagaaaaccaaaatcatactctGGCCAATTTTTAATATGCACTAAAcaccaaattcaaattcaaccaGCTTTCAATCACCAACACCACTTCCAAAAGTCACCAAATATCAAGCTATACATACCAATATCATCACCATCAATACCTAGAATCACAATATACCAAACAACAAGAATTTTTGAGAAACCTTACCTTATCAATAGAAATTAGAGATAAAACCCAATAATTCCTCACTAATGGTcggcacctaaacaaccaaatcaCAAATTTTCACTCAAAAACCAAacccaaattttgaaattcaCTTAGGGCAGAAAAAAGGAGAATAAAACTCGAAATCTTTCCAGAAAAACTTCCTTAAAACTGAAGGACTCAGCGAGAGTTTCACGTGGCCGCAGATGGCATTCGAATCGGAGCATCGTAGCTCGAGTTATGAGCGATTTAAGATGGATATGAATAGTGTTTTCTCCTTCACCTCTCTTCTCACTTCAGCTGCATGTTCTTGAGTTATTTGGTGAAATGAGGCTGAGTTAGCTTCATTTTAAGGTATTATATATGTTGCGCTTTGGCCCAACTTAGGTCTGGTCTAACTCGTTAGCGtttttggcccgtttggcccaactttaggCCAAACCTTTGGAATTAGCACCCGGTTTTCAACTTTAGTtacttttctaagtttttctaccaTTTTTATTACTCTCACACAATATCAGATAGACTTAAGCCGATACTACCGACTAATTTATCGGTACGcatttttacgcaatttttcgcagaaaattacatttttctaCTCGAAAAAATTCATTGAATCCAAATCTCacctctaaattttttaattaacattctaaatttttgaacctattccaggaaattaattcatttttattttacattaattaatcGGTTAATTATTTTTGgctcttacattctccccaccaaattaGAAATTCTGTCCCCAAAATTTAGTAGTTACCTGAGAATAACTCCAGATAATTCTTTCGCATTTCTAACTCTAACTCCTAAGTGTGCTCTTCCATTCCAGCTCTATTCCAAGCTACCTTTACCAGTAGAACTTCCTTTCCACGTAGCTTCTTCACACTAGTATCATCGATCCATACTGGTGTGACTTGAAAAGTCAGATTCTCCTTCAATTTGACAGAGTCAGGCTCTAACACATGACCCGTATCCGATGTGTACGTCCAAAGTTGTGACACatggaatacgtcatgcaagttaAATAAATGCGGCGGCAAAGCTACTTGATATGCCACCGGCCCGACTCGCCTCAACACTTCAAAAGGTCCAATAAACTTCGGATTCAACTTATTCGTTTTGATCGCCCTTTCGATCCCAGTTCTTGGAGTAACCCTTAGAAATACGTGTTCACCCATTTCAAATTCTAACGATTTCCTTCTCCGACCCACATAACACTTCTGTCAGCTCTGTGCAGTTAGGATTCTAGCTCGAATTTGTTTGATCTtctcagtagtctcagctatcaaatCCGGCCCCAACACACTAGTCTCACTGGCTTCATACCAAGACAGTGGAGACTGGCACTTCCGTTCTCATACGGAGTCATTCCAATGCTTGCATGAAAGCTGtagttgtatgcaaactccaccaatggcaagTAACGGTCTCAACTACCCagttgattgatgagcggataatttatacgctttttgtcattgtttttagtatgttttagttagtttttattatacttttattagtttttatttaaaattcacttttctgggctttactatgagtttttgtgtttttctgtgatttcaggtattttctggctgaaattgagggacctgagcaaaaatctgattcagaggctgaaaaggattgcagatgctgttggattctaacctccctgcactcgaagtggattttctggagctacagaagcccaattggtgcgctctcaattgtgttggaaagtagatctcatgggctttccagaaatatataatagtccatacttttcccgagatttgatagcccaaaccggcaatccaaatcagctcaagactgtctggcgttaaacgccggaactggcacaaaagctggcgtttaactccaagaaaagtctctacacatagaagctttaatgctcagcccaaacacacaccaagtgggcccgaaagtggatttttatgtcatttactcatttttgtaaaccctaagctactagttctctataaataggaccgttttgctattgtattaggaatcttgggatcaatttagatcttaggatcatctggacatctagttcttagatcatgggggctggcctcacggccatgccaagaccttgttcttatgtatttttaacaatggagtttctacacaccatagattaaggtgtggagctctgctgtacctcgagtattaatgcaattactattgttcttctattcaattcagcttattcttgttctaagatatcacttgttcctcaacttgatgaatgtgatgatccgtgacactcatcatcattctcacctatgaacgtgtgcctgacaaccacctccgttctaccttagattgagtggatatctcttggattccttaatcagaatcttcgtggtataagctagaattgatggtggcattcttgagaatccggaaggtctaaaccttgtctgtggtattctgagtaggattcaaggattgaatgactgtgacgagcttcaaactcgcgattgtggggcgttagtgacagacgcaaaagaatcactcgattctattccgacataatcgagaaccgacagatgaatagctgtgctgtgatagagcgcgttaaacattttcactgagaggacgggactgtagccattgacaacggtgatgtccaacatatagcttgccatggaaaggagtaagaaggattggatgaagacagtaggaaagcagagagacggaagggacaaagcatctccatacgcttatttgaaattctcaccaatgaattacataagtatctctaactttattttatgttttattcatcttttaattatcaatcctccataaccatttgaatccgcctgactgagatttacaagatgaccatatctttcttcataccaacaatctccgtgcgatcgacccttacttgcgtaaggtttattacttggacgacccagtgcacttgctggttagttgtgcgaagttgtgataaagagttgagattgcaattgagcgtaccatgttgatggcgccattgatgatcacaatttcgtgcaccaagtttttggcgccgttgcattttgggcgttaaacgcccagaatggaatccattctggcgtttaacgccaggatggcacaagagggaagattttgtttttaattcagattttttttaagttttcataatttttcaaaatcaaatctttttcaaatcatatcttttcaatcatatattttcaaaatcaatttctttccattttcaaaaatacttgctaacaattaatgatttgattcaacatttcaagtatgttgccttttctgttgagaaaggtttaatgcctgaatcatatcttttaaatttcttgttagccaaatccttaattttaaaaatcaaatctttttaaattgtttttcaatcatatcttcttaatcacatctttttcaaaatagttttcaatcatatctttttttatttctaatttcaaaatctttttcaaaaatcacttaatttctttcccactcttaattttcgaaaattcttccccttttCTCACATCCTTccatttaaggactaacactcctccttaaagcacaattcgaactctatccctcttgataagttcgaattcttctactccttcttctattcttcttttcctctgacacctcaaggaatctctatactgtgacatagaggattccatattttcttgttctcttctctttcatatgagcaggaacaaagacaaaagcattcttgttgaggctgaccctgaacctgaaaggaccttgaagcgaaagctaagagaagctaaagcactactctctgtagaggacctaacagaaatattcaaacaagaagaagacatggcagccgaaaacaacaacaatgccaacaatgcaaggaaggtgcttagtgactttactgcacctactcccgacttctatgggagaagcatctctatccctgccattggagcaaacaactttgagcttaagtctcaattagtttctctaatgcaacagaattgcaagttccatagacttccattggaagatcctcatcagtttttagctgaattcttgcaaatctgtgacactgtcaagaccaatggggttgaccctgaggtctacagacttatgctattcccttttactgtaagagatagagctaggatatggttggactcacaacctaaagaaagcctgaactcttgggaaaagctagtcaatgccttcttggcaaagttctttccacctcaaaaattgagtaagcttagagtggaagtccaaaccttcagacagaaggaaggtgaatccctctatgaagcttgggaaagatacaaataattgatcagaaagtgtccttctgacatgctttctgaatgaagcatcataggtatcttctatgatggtctgtctgaactgtccaatggtggatctcttcatctgaagaagacacctgcagaagctcaagaactcattgaaatggttgcaaataaccaattcatgtatacttctgaaaggaatcctgtgaacaatgggacgaatcagaagaaaggagttcttgagattgatactctgaatgccatattggcccagaacaaaatattgactcagcaagtcaatatgatttctcaaagtctgtctggaatgcaagctgcaccaggcagtactaaggacgcttcatctgaagaagaagcttatgatcctgagaacccatcaatagaagaggtgaattacatgggggaaccctatggaaacacctataatccttcatggagaaatcatccaaatctctcatggaaggatcaacaaagaccacaacaaggtttcaacaacaataatggtggaagaaacaggtttagcaatggcaagccttttccatcatcttctcagcaacagacagagaattctaagcagagccactctgacttagcaaccatggtctctgatctaatcaaaaccactcaaaatttcatgactgaaacaaggtcctccattagaaacttggaggcacaagtgggtcagctgagcaataAAGTCACTGaacttcctcctagtactcttccaagtaatacagaagagaatccaaagggagagtataaggccatcaacatggccgaatttggagaggaggaagaggcagtgatcgccactgaggaagacctcaatggacgtccactggcctccaatgagttccctaatgaggaaccatgggaatctgaggctcacactaagatcatagaggttccattggatttacttctgccattcatgagctctgatgagtattcttcctctgaagaggatgaagatgtcacagaagtgcaagttgctaagtaccttggagcaatcatgaagctaaatgacaagttatttggtaatgagacttgggaggacgaaccccctttgctcaccaaagaactggataacttgactaagcagagattacctcaaaagagacaggaccctgggaagttctcaataccttgtacaataggcaccatgaccttcgagaaggctctgtgtgacctagggtcaagtacaAACCTCAtgtctctctctgtaatggagaagctagggatctttgaggtacaagctgcaagaatctcactagagatggcaaacaattcaagaaaacaagcttatggacttgtagaggatgttctggtaaagattgaagaccattacatccctgctgatttcatagtcctagagactgggaagtgcatggatgaacccatcatccttggcagacccttcctagccacagcaaaggctgtgattgatgttgacagaggagaattgatcattcaagtgaatgaagaatcctttgtgtttaaggctcaaggatatccctctgtaaccatggagaggaagcatgaagagcttctctcaaaacagagtcaaacagagtccctacagtcaaactctaagtttggtgttgggaggccacaaccaaattctaagtttggtgttgaacccccacattcaaactctaagtttggtgttgggaggttccaacattgctttgaacatctgtgaggctccatgagagcccattgtcaagcttttgacattaaagaagcgcttgttgggaggcaacccaatgttatatttatctattttaattttgttattttatgttttctataggttgatgatcatgtgaagtcacaaaaacaattgaaaaagcaaaaaca
Coding sequences within it:
- the LOC112803321 gene encoding uncharacterized protein; translated protein: MGEHVFLRVTPRTGIERAIKTNKLNPKFIGPFEVLRRVGPVAYQVALPPHLFNLHDVFHVSQLWTYTSDTGHVLEPDSVKLKENLTFQVTPVWIDDTSVKKLRGKEVLLVKVAWNRAGMEEHT